From Suncus etruscus isolate mSunEtr1 chromosome 6, mSunEtr1.pri.cur, whole genome shotgun sequence, one genomic window encodes:
- the LOC126011718 gene encoding translation initiation factor IF-2-like, protein MGGERGDRQDSEGGFALTLALPASAGQTPEGRGCGQLTPWLQAALSRAPGWPALRPQFPQLLNLPARDSRPPGQAAAPPGSAVPAGPVRPSVRPLRLYPLRSELSVPAGSRASAPLARSHEGGNPPLRSPTPTPAPLPGIRSKKRTGAPGPGVRPPPPPARTDPRLGLPKSPGSRRVGGRTDPPRWPAPSGTRRHLGTFAQLEHTLVFHASPVPIGAPSSWS, encoded by the coding sequence ATGGGGGGCGAAAGGGGCGACAGGCAAGACTCGGAGGGAGGGTTTGCACTCACCTTGGCGCTGCCAGCCTCGGCGGGGCAGACTCCGGAGGGGCGAGGGTGCGGCCAGCTCACCCCCTGGCTGCAGGCAGCACTGTCCCGGGCGCCCGGCTGGCCCGCGCTCCGCCCGCAGTTCCCCCAGTTGCTCAATCTGCCCGCGCGCGACTCACGCCCTCCGGGACAAGCAGCAGCCCCACCCGGCTCAGCGGTCCCAGCGGGgcctgtccgtccgtccgtccgtccgctcCGGCTCTACCCCCTGCGCTCGGAGCTCTCCGTCCCCGCCGGGAGCCGAGCCAGTGCTCCGCTCGCCCGCTCGCACGAGGGAGGGAATCCCCCACTTCGCAGTCCCACCCCCACGCCGGCCCCCCTTCCCGGGATCCGCAGCAAAAAACGGACTGGAGCTCCAGGCCCGGGAGtccgaccccccccccctcccgcaCGCACTGACCCTCGGCTGGGCTTGCCCAAGTCTCCTGGGTCTCGCAGGGTTGGCGGCCGCACAGACCCTCCGCGCTGGCCCGCACCCTCTGGCACCCGCCGGCACTTGGGGACTTTTGCACAGCTAGAGCACACGCTGGTCTTCCACGCATCTCCGGTCCCAATTGGGGCCCCTAGCTCTTGGAGTTga